The following coding sequences are from one Desulfosalsimonas propionicica window:
- a CDS encoding tetratricopeptide repeat protein — protein sequence MKFYQKSSCFATLCLFIVIIVSGCSSPEGKKIEHYNKGMKYSEEENYNSAVIEFRNAVKIDPRFADARYQLGLAYLETGQPARAFRELQRAASLDPENTDALMKTAEMYLMSRHPDEARQTVKQVLETEKDHPGALALMAQLELVDNNLDAAESLIAKALEKKPEESRYHIIKARVMGRQERMEEAGQALEKAVELDPDITALTELASFYRSRGLQDKAEETIKKLAGLDPDSSEPYLELAKFYLSLGEMEKAEENFLAAVEKNPDSPHVHTLLGNFYRGIRELEKAEKAYVQAVEKSEQADDAMAKLADFYYETGRMEQASEMAGKALSINKGHPLASLVQARLLIREGRNPDALRIAERLTEDYPKMGMAHYVKARARLNLGDTKLSFSSAEEALKLSPNRSEAWALMAQHMLMKRDEEEAKEHAGRALKLDPGNIRAAVILGKSFLAAGETDNAAALFEEINRQIPENPEILYNLANVYMAQENADQAIETLEKLLSVRPGFNPALGMLAGIYLRQGRADLAVSRAEKQVEIAPESVENLMLLARLYDRVENAPDRALELLERAREADPENPGIYAASAQILARTGRIDEAIKSYREATEKDPGFVAGHMALGTLLEQTGDIEGAKAAYKNALEEKPDFAAAANNLAWLMANESEPDLGEAMRLAMSAKEAFPDDPFIADTLGWVHYKRGSYGLALTQFSTAVEKRPDLPILRYHLALALYKDGQKQAAEKALSECLASEQQFPEREKARELLQKIRGETG from the coding sequence ATGAAATTTTATCAAAAGAGCTCCTGTTTTGCAACATTGTGTCTTTTCATTGTGATCATCGTGTCCGGCTGCAGTTCTCCTGAGGGAAAAAAGATCGAACATTATAATAAGGGCATGAAGTATTCCGAGGAAGAAAACTACAATTCAGCCGTAATCGAATTTCGCAATGCCGTCAAAATTGATCCCAGGTTTGCAGATGCCCGCTATCAGCTGGGGCTTGCGTATTTGGAGACAGGCCAGCCGGCAAGGGCTTTTCGGGAGCTGCAAAGGGCGGCAAGCCTGGATCCTGAAAACACGGACGCCCTGATGAAAACCGCGGAAATGTATCTTATGTCCCGGCATCCGGACGAGGCCAGGCAAACGGTGAAACAGGTCCTTGAAACCGAAAAAGACCATCCCGGCGCTCTGGCCTTAATGGCCCAGCTCGAACTTGTGGACAACAACCTTGATGCGGCCGAAAGCCTGATTGCAAAGGCGCTTGAAAAGAAACCCGAAGAAAGCCGGTATCACATTATCAAAGCCAGGGTAATGGGCCGGCAGGAGCGCATGGAAGAAGCCGGCCAGGCCCTGGAAAAAGCCGTTGAACTCGATCCTGACATCACTGCCCTGACAGAGCTCGCATCTTTCTACAGAAGCCGGGGTCTGCAGGACAAGGCTGAAGAAACCATAAAAAAACTGGCTGGATTGGATCCGGACAGTTCTGAACCCTACCTGGAACTGGCAAAATTCTACCTGTCTCTGGGAGAAATGGAAAAGGCAGAGGAAAATTTTCTGGCGGCTGTTGAAAAAAATCCTGATTCGCCGCACGTCCATACCCTGCTGGGCAATTTCTACCGCGGTATCCGGGAGCTTGAAAAAGCAGAGAAGGCATATGTCCAGGCGGTTGAAAAATCAGAACAGGCAGACGATGCAATGGCAAAACTGGCCGACTTCTACTATGAGACGGGCAGAATGGAGCAGGCATCTGAAATGGCCGGCAAAGCGCTTTCGATCAATAAGGGCCACCCTCTTGCCAGCCTGGTCCAGGCCAGGCTTCTCATCCGGGAGGGTAGAAACCCGGATGCCCTCCGGATAGCCGAACGCCTCACCGAAGATTACCCCAAAATGGGGATGGCCCATTACGTAAAGGCCAGGGCCCGTCTGAATCTGGGGGATACAAAGCTTTCGTTCAGCTCCGCGGAAGAGGCGCTCAAGTTATCCCCGAATCGTTCAGAGGCCTGGGCGCTCATGGCTCAGCACATGCTGATGAAAAGGGACGAAGAAGAAGCAAAAGAGCATGCAGGCAGGGCGCTTAAGCTCGATCCCGGAAATATCCGCGCTGCTGTTATTTTGGGCAAATCCTTTTTGGCCGCCGGCGAGACCGACAATGCCGCAGCCCTTTTTGAGGAAATCAACCGGCAGATTCCTGAAAACCCCGAGATCCTGTATAATCTGGCAAATGTTTATATGGCGCAGGAAAATGCGGACCAGGCCATTGAAACCCTGGAAAAACTTCTTTCAGTACGGCCGGGATTTAACCCGGCGCTGGGCATGCTTGCCGGTATTTATCTCCGGCAGGGCAGGGCCGATCTTGCGGTTTCCAGGGCTGAAAAGCAGGTGGAGATTGCCCCGGAGAGCGTGGAAAATCTCATGCTGCTGGCACGGCTTTACGACAGGGTTGAAAATGCTCCTGACAGGGCACTGGAACTGCTGGAGCGGGCCAGGGAGGCGGACCCTGAAAATCCGGGGATTTACGCGGCCTCAGCGCAAATACTGGCCCGTACCGGCCGGATCGATGAAGCCATAAAATCTTACAGGGAGGCAACTGAAAAAGATCCGGGTTTTGTTGCCGGCCATATGGCCCTGGGCACCCTGCTGGAGCAGACAGGCGATATTGAAGGCGCCAAGGCTGCTTACAAAAATGCTCTTGAAGAAAAACCGGATTTTGCCGCTGCAGCCAACAACCTGGCATGGCTTATGGCAAACGAATCAGAGCCGGATCTGGGCGAGGCCATGCGCCTGGCCATGAGTGCCAAGGAAGCCTTTCCGGATGATCCGTTTATTGCAGACACACTCGGGTGGGTGCATTACAAGAGGGGGTCTTACGGACTGGCCCTGACCCAGTTCAGCACTGCAGTTGAAAAAAGGCCTGACCTTCCGATCCTGCGATATCACCTGGCCCTTGCACTCTACAAAGACGGGCAGAAACAAGCTGCGGAAAAGGCGCTTTCAGAGTGCCTGGCATCTGAGCAGCAATTCCCTGAACGCGAAAAAGCCAGAGAGCTTCTCCAAAAGATCCGGGGAGAAACCGGATAA